The Streptomyces sp. NBC_00236 DNA window GTCAACGTGACAGGCGTGGATGGCGGGTATGGCCTGGGGGCGACGATTGGGTGAACTGGCCCGGGGCGGGGGCCCTGTGGCGGTTCAGCCGCCCCTGACCTTCAGCTGGCGTTCCAGTTGCCGGCGCAGTTCGGCGGGCAGCGGGTGGTGCGGTCCGTACATCCGCTCGGTGTCGTAGAGGAGCGACTGGAGCTGGCCGCGGGCGCCGGCGTGGTCGCCGAGGGCCAGGAGCAGCTGGCCGATGCGGTGGCGGATCTCGTAGGAGCGTGCCGGGTCGTTGTTCGTCGCGTACTGGTTCTCGTAGTACGGAAGGACCGCGCGGTACGCGGCGAGGGCGGCGGCCGGTTCGCCGAGTTGTTCCAGACACTGTGCGGCGTCGTAGCGGAACTGCAGGGTCTGGAGGTCGGCGGGGCCGGCCTCGGCGGCGCGGTCGTCGGCGAGGCGGCGCAGTTCGGGCAGGGCGCGGCGGTACTGGCCGTCGTCCATGAGGGTCGCCGCGTACTGCTTGCGCAGGATGCGGACGACCGGGGAGCCTTCTCCGTGCTGTTCGGCGGCGGCCGGAAGGATGCCGCCGAGCATGTCGACGGCCTGGGTGATGCGGCCTTCGCCGAGCAGCCTCTTGACCTCGTCGACGGCGGCGGCGACGTCCGGCCGTGCGGGCATCGGCGCGGGCTGGGCAGTCGGTGGGGTAGCGGCGCGGTCGGGCCACGGGGCATGGGGGCGCAGGAAGGGGCGGGTGGGGTCGAGCGGTCCGGAGGGCTGTCCGGAGTTCCGGGTGGGCAGCAGCGGGGCGAGGTGTTCGTACACCTCCTGGGCGCTGGCCGGGCGGTGCTGCGGGTCCTTGGCGAGCAGTCGCAGGACGAGGGTTTCGAGTGGTTCCGGGATGTCGGGCCGGATCTGGCGGACGGGGGCCGGCGGTTCGTAGAGGTGGCGGTGGAGTACGCCGAGGGCGGTGGAGCCGGCGAACGGTACGTCTCCGCTGAGGAGTTCGTGCAGGAGCACGCCGAGGGCGTACAGGTCGGTGTACGGGCCGACGGCGCCGCCCATGGCCTGCTCGGGGGCCATGTAGGCCGGGGATCCGATGGGCGATCCGGTGTGGGTGAGGCGGGTGGTGTCGGTGTCCAGGACGGAGGCGACGCCGAGGTCGAGGACGGTGCCGTCCGGGCGCACCATCAGGTTGCGGGGCTTGAGGTCGCGGTGGACGATCGGCACGGCGTGGACGGCGCACAGGACGGCGCAGAGCTGGGCGGCGACGGCGACGGACCACTGCCAGGGGTACGGATCGTGCTCGGCGAGGTGGTCGCCGAGGTCGGCGCCCTCGACGTACTGCATGACGAGGAACAGTTCGTCGCCGTCGCTGCCGGCGTCGTGGACGGTGACGAGGCCCGGGTGGTCGACCTGGGCGGTGACGCGGCATTCGCGGACGAAGCGGCGGCGCAGTTCCTCGGCGGCGTTGCTGCCGATGGGGCCGGTGACACGGTCGGGGCGCAGCAGTTTGACAGCGACCCGGCGGTCCAGGCGCTGGTCGTAGGCCGTCCAGACCTGGCCCATCCCGCCCTGTCCGAGGATCGTGGCCAGCTCGTACCGTCCGCCGATGAGGCGACCGCTCACCGCCCCTCCTCCTTACGGAGGTAGTCGCTGAGCTCGTCGAGTTCGGCGCGTACCTGGTCGATGCGCTGGGGGTGGGGCTGGGGCGTCGAGTGGGGCGGCTGGGCGGGGGGTTGCGGCTGGTGTGCGGGGGGCGTGGACTGAGGCTGCTGGTACTGCTGCGGGGGCAGGGGGTGTACGGGCGGGGTCTGCATGGGCACCGTGGGGGCGTAGGCGTATCCGGGCGCCGGCGGCAGGTGGCCGCCCAGGGTGTTCTGCCGTGTCAGCTGCGCGTAGTGGCGGATGTCGGCGACGAGGTAGTACGCGGCGGCGGCGGCCATCGCGAGGAACAGCATCGGTATGAGGACGAAGTCGACGCCGTGGGCGTCCTCGCCGTCCCTGCCGATGACGAGCAGCAGGGTGAGGGCGAGGACGAAGCCGGCTCCGCTCACCCACCAGTCGGCGGTTCTGCGGCGCACGAACGCCAGCCGCAGCAGGGGCGCCCACAGGAGCAGGCCGCAGGAGCACACCGCGAGCGCGGTGAACAGCACGCGCATCGACACGATCCAGGCCCTGGAGGGGACTCTGCGCGGCGCCGTCGGCGGTTGGCCCGGGGCGTACATGGCTGCTCCTGGATACCTGGTCATGGGACGTCCGCGCGCACCTGGGCGTGCGCGCAGAACCGAGCGTAAGGGGCGACACCGACAAGGGGCCCCGGGTTGTACGGAACCGTTGTGGTTCCGCTCACTCCGGCGTGACCGTACCGTCCGTCAGTCCGTCGTACATCCCCTGGACGAGCCGGCCGCCGAGTTGGCCGGCGAGGCGCAGTGCGTCCTCGAACGCGGCCAGGGTGCGGAACCGTTCGCCGTACCGCTGCTGCTCGGCCAGGGGCAGCCGGGGCAGTTGGAGGCGGCGGGCGTCGAGCCGGGTGGCGGTGGAGGCGTAGCTGCTGGCCCGGCGGTTGGTGGCGGTGCCGCGCAGGAAGCCGGCGAGGAACCAGGGGTCGAGGGCGGCCGGGTCCGGGCGCAGCAGCTGGAGGTTGCGGCCGAGCGCGGCGCCCGCGGTGGCGTCGTCGATGACGCGGGCGACGGAGCCGCCGCCGAGTACGGGGACGACGACGTCGCCGGGTTCGACGAGCACGGGGTCCTCGTGCGGCCCGTCGGCGGGGAGGTTCCCCGAGGGGGCGGTGGAGCCGAGGACGTCGTGCTCGGTGAGTACGGAGCCGGGGCCGGTGCCGGTGCCGCCGGTGCGGAGCTGGAGGGCGCCGGCGCGGGCGAGTTCGCCGATGGTGGTGAGGGGCCAGCGGGCGGGGTCGGAGATCTCCACGGGCGGTGGGGTGAGGCTGTCCGCGAGCCTCAGGCTCCTGGTCAGCCGGTCCCGTACGTCGGTCAGCTCGGCGGGTCCGTCGGCCGCGGCCGCGGACGGCAGGTGGCGGGCGGGGGCCAGGTCGACGTCGTCGTCGAGGAGTTCGATGACGGGGACGGTGCGGCTGACGCCGGGCCGGGGGCGGCTGCTCTCGGCGCCCGGGGGGCTCGGGGCGGATGCCGGGCCGGTCTCCGCCTCGCCGTTGAACGGCCGCCAGGCGTCGAGCACGGCGGTGTGCAGGGCCGGCCAGTCGAGCCGGTCGCGGCCGCTCCGGTCGGAGGCGGGTTCGGCGGGTTCGGCGGTGTCGACCAGGAGCAGTTCGGGCGAGGGGTGCGGTCCGGCGTCCGGCTTGCGCAGGACCCAGAGGTGGAGCGGGATGCCGTACGGGGGTGCGGCGCCGGCCGGGAGCGCGATGACGGCCCGCAGGGCGCCCCGGCGCAGCAGATCGGCGCGGATGCGGCGGCCCGAGCGGCGCGACGCGGCGGCGGGCGGCATCAGCAGGACCGCGGTGCCGCCTTCGCGCAGATGGGCCAGCGCGTGCTGCACCCAGGCGAGTTCGGACTCGGTGCGGGCGGGGAAGCCGTACTCCCAGCGCGGGTCGTAGGCGAGTTCGTCGTGGCCCCAGTTGCGTTCGTTGAACGGCGGGTGGCAGAGCACGGCGTCCGCGGTGAGCCCGGGAAAGGCATCGGTGCGCAGGGTGTCGCCGGTCCGCACGGCGAGCGTGCGCTCGGCGGGGCCGGCATGCAGGGCGAGACGGAGCGCGGTGAGGGCCGCGAGGTCCGGGTCGCTCTCCTGGGCGTACAGCGCGGTGGGCCGCGGAACCGCGCCGAGCAGGGTGCCGGTGCCCGCCGCCGGGTCGAGGACCGTGCGCGGGGGGCCGCCGCCGGTGTCCGCCAGCGCGGCCATCAGGTCCGCCAGGCCGGGCGGTGTGAGCGTGTACTGGCGCGGGTTGGCGTCGAGCTGACGCCCGAGCAGGAACTCGAAGGCGTCCCGGGCCCCGGACCCGGCGGCGAGCTCGGCGGCGCCCCGCAGGAGCGGTACGGACGGCAGGAGTTCGGAGCGGTCGGGGCTGTGAACCGCGCGGCCGGTCCCGGAGGCCGGTCCGAACCGGGCGGTGAGCACCTCGTTCAGCGCGAGGGAGAGCACTCCGGCCATGCGCGCGTCGGACACCGCAGTGATCTCCCGCCAGGCGGTGGGCCGCTCCTGCGCGAGGAGCAGGGCGCATCCGACGTGGAACAGGGCGGGGACGGCGCCTGCGGGATGTCCGGACAGTTGCTGCCAGACGCGCTCGCGGAGCGGGACCTCGGCGAGTTTGCCCTGGTCGCGCAGCCACTGCTCGATCTCGGGCAGGGCGAACGAGGGGCTCGTCTCGGTGCCGCCGACGGGCTTGGGGAAGTCGGTGTGCCGGCGTCGCCAGTTGCTGACGGCGGCACGTCCCACCCCTGCCAGCCGGGCGATCCCGGCGGCGGTCACCTCTGTCGCGTTCTCCGGCACTTGCCGTCTCCCTGGTGCTCGTACCGCTGCTGCCATCCGTGTTCACTGCTGTGACGGCGAGCATAGCGACCTGTTCACAGCACCCGGTTCACGACGTGCACTGCCTCAATCCGTGTGAATCATGTTGACTCGGTTCACACGAGATGATGTCATTGACCTGTCGCTGCACAAGGCGGCATGTGGAACCGCTCACCACTCATCTACGTACTTGCCGAAGGGCACAGCCATGTCCCAGTTCACCCAGCCGCCGCAGTCCCCGCAGCACGGGCAGTCCCAGCCGCCGTACATCCCCGCCCACACCCCCGGCCTGCGCCCCGCGCGCAATGGGCTCGGTGTGGCGGCACTGATCCTCGGCCTCATCGGCGCGGTCTCGGGTCTGGTCCCGTTCTTCTTCTGGCTGGCGGGCATCCTCGGCCTGATCGCGCTGATCCTGGGGCTGGTGGGCCGGGGCCGCGCCAAGAGGGGCGAGGCGACGAACAAGAGCATGGCGACGTTCGGCGCGGTCCTCGGCCTGATCGCGCTGATCCTCTCGGTGGTCGGCGCCGTGATCACGTTCAAGGCGGTCGACGACGCGGTGAGCGACCTGAACAAGGCGGTGTCGGACACGACCGCCTCCGCGAAGCCGAAGGCCGGCGGGGAGGCCAACGCCAAGAACACGGACGACACGAGCGCCAAGGAGGAAGAAAAGAAGGAGGACACCGCCGAGGCCCTGGAGGCCGGCGACTCGGCGGTCTACGACGACGACGTCACGATCACGGTCGGCGACGCCACCTCATACACCCCGGACTCGTTCGCGGCCGGGCACACCAAGGGCAACAAGGCCTACCAGGTGGCCGTCGTCATCGAGAACGCGGGCAAGGAGAAGTTCGACGCCCTGCTCGTCAGCGTCGAGGCGCGCGCCGGCAAGGACGGAGTCGACGCCGAGCAGATCTACGACAACAAGGTCGGCGAGGGCTTCAGCGGCACGGTCCTGCCGGGCAAGAAGGTCACGGTCCTCTACGCCTTCGACGCCCCCGCGGACGCCGGGAACCTGACGGTCGAGGTCAACCCCGGCTTTACGTACGAGGCCACCCAGTGGGACCTGAAGCTCTGACCCGCACCCACGCGCACACAGGACGGAACCCGCCCGCGGGCGGGTTCCGTTCACGCGCTCACCCCCGGCCGGGCCCCGGCCAGGCCGAGCCTCAGCCGCCGCACAGCTCCAGCATGACCTTCTTGTCCGCGGTGGTGACCGGGAGTTCGTACTTCAGCGAGACCTGGGCGAACCGCAGCGCGTACGAGCAGCGCACCGGCTTGTACGGCGGCAGCCAGGACGCGGGGCCGGAGTCGCGCTTGGCGTTGTTGGCCGGGCCGTCCACGGGCAGGAGGTTCAACGGGTCGTTGGCGATCTGCTGCCGCTTGGCCT harbors:
- a CDS encoding serine/threonine-protein kinase, whose translation is MSGRLIGGRYELATILGQGGMGQVWTAYDQRLDRRVAVKLLRPDRVTGPIGSNAAEELRRRFVRECRVTAQVDHPGLVTVHDAGSDGDELFLVMQYVEGADLGDHLAEHDPYPWQWSVAVAAQLCAVLCAVHAVPIVHRDLKPRNLMVRPDGTVLDLGVASVLDTDTTRLTHTGSPIGSPAYMAPEQAMGGAVGPYTDLYALGVLLHELLSGDVPFAGSTALGVLHRHLYEPPAPVRQIRPDIPEPLETLVLRLLAKDPQHRPASAQEVYEHLAPLLPTRNSGQPSGPLDPTRPFLRPHAPWPDRAATPPTAQPAPMPARPDVAAAVDEVKRLLGEGRITQAVDMLGGILPAAAEQHGEGSPVVRILRKQYAATLMDDGQYRRALPELRRLADDRAAEAGPADLQTLQFRYDAAQCLEQLGEPAAALAAYRAVLPYYENQYATNNDPARSYEIRHRIGQLLLALGDHAGARGQLQSLLYDTERMYGPHHPLPAELRRQLERQLKVRGG
- a CDS encoding N-6 DNA methylase is translated as MPENATEVTAAGIARLAGVGRAAVSNWRRRHTDFPKPVGGTETSPSFALPEIEQWLRDQGKLAEVPLRERVWQQLSGHPAGAVPALFHVGCALLLAQERPTAWREITAVSDARMAGVLSLALNEVLTARFGPASGTGRAVHSPDRSELLPSVPLLRGAAELAAGSGARDAFEFLLGRQLDANPRQYTLTPPGLADLMAALADTGGGPPRTVLDPAAGTGTLLGAVPRPTALYAQESDPDLAALTALRLALHAGPAERTLAVRTGDTLRTDAFPGLTADAVLCHPPFNERNWGHDELAYDPRWEYGFPARTESELAWVQHALAHLREGGTAVLLMPPAAASRRSGRRIRADLLRRGALRAVIALPAGAAPPYGIPLHLWVLRKPDAGPHPSPELLLVDTAEPAEPASDRSGRDRLDWPALHTAVLDAWRPFNGEAETGPASAPSPPGAESSRPRPGVSRTVPVIELLDDDVDLAPARHLPSAAAADGPAELTDVRDRLTRSLRLADSLTPPPVEISDPARWPLTTIGELARAGALQLRTGGTGTGPGSVLTEHDVLGSTAPSGNLPADGPHEDPVLVEPGDVVVPVLGGGSVARVIDDATAGAALGRNLQLLRPDPAALDPWFLAGFLRGTATNRRASSYASTATRLDARRLQLPRLPLAEQQRYGERFRTLAAFEDALRLAGQLGGRLVQGMYDGLTDGTVTPE
- a CDS encoding DUF4190 domain-containing protein; the protein is MSQFTQPPQSPQHGQSQPPYIPAHTPGLRPARNGLGVAALILGLIGAVSGLVPFFFWLAGILGLIALILGLVGRGRAKRGEATNKSMATFGAVLGLIALILSVVGAVITFKAVDDAVSDLNKAVSDTTASAKPKAGGEANAKNTDDTSAKEEEKKEDTAEALEAGDSAVYDDDVTITVGDATSYTPDSFAAGHTKGNKAYQVAVVIENAGKEKFDALLVSVEARAGKDGVDAEQIYDNKVGEGFSGTVLPGKKVTVLYAFDAPADAGNLTVEVNPGFTYEATQWDLKL